One part of the Methylobacterium mesophilicum SR1.6/6 genome encodes these proteins:
- a CDS encoding peptidoglycan DD-metalloendopeptidase family protein: protein MRVRGTGQMLRTLSRFALIGIIGGAAAACSSDASRLSNPFSNPFDSEPSATGSLPDGTLKPAPAIRTGRIQSEALSPPSTPRSAATHSAALAATPAAAPATRVASTGTVGWNAQGGTQITVSQNDSLNQMSTRFGVPASAILSANGLTSASQITPGRQIVIPVYNASGMNPAAAPMTARPARAAEEKREDAKQVEAKIAAKREEAKEAAKREEAKEAAKRAASKEADRKEADRKEADRKEADRKEALAREAAARKVADAKATKEGDKPRHVRPGQVAKADEKKPDEKKPDEKKADPKAEAKAKAEVKAQEAKAEAKAAAKAEAAQKLAEAKAAKEAAQKAAAAEKAEKVAAKETPKAAAPAAPAAPAKPEPAATGSVADATPSESFRWPAKGRVISGYGSSGNEGINIAVPEGTPVKAAEEGTVAYAGSDVKGYGKLVLVRHANGYVSAYAHNGEIDVKPGDKVKRGQTIAKSGASGNVTSPQLHFEIRKGGAPVDPMSQLASN, encoded by the coding sequence ATGCGGGTGCGCGGTACGGGTCAGATGTTGCGGACGCTCTCGCGCTTCGCCCTCATCGGCATCATCGGCGGTGCGGCCGCCGCCTGCTCGTCGGATGCCTCGCGGCTGAGCAATCCCTTCTCGAATCCTTTCGATTCGGAGCCCTCCGCCACCGGCAGCCTGCCGGACGGGACGCTCAAGCCCGCGCCCGCGATCCGCACGGGCCGCATCCAGTCGGAGGCGCTCAGCCCGCCCTCAACCCCGCGCTCGGCCGCGACCCATTCCGCCGCGCTTGCCGCCACACCCGCCGCCGCGCCCGCGACGCGCGTCGCCTCGACCGGCACGGTCGGCTGGAACGCGCAGGGCGGCACACAGATCACCGTGTCGCAGAACGACAGCCTGAACCAGATGTCGACGCGGTTCGGCGTGCCGGCGTCCGCGATCCTGTCCGCCAACGGACTGACCAGTGCCAGCCAGATCACGCCCGGCCGGCAGATCGTGATCCCGGTCTACAACGCCTCCGGCATGAACCCGGCCGCGGCTCCGATGACCGCCCGCCCGGCCCGGGCGGCCGAGGAGAAGCGCGAGGACGCCAAGCAGGTCGAGGCCAAGATCGCCGCCAAGCGCGAGGAAGCCAAGGAGGCGGCCAAGCGCGAGGAGGCGAAGGAGGCGGCCAAGCGTGCCGCCTCCAAGGAAGCCGACCGCAAGGAAGCCGACCGCAAGGAAGCCGACCGCAAGGAAGCTGATCGCAAGGAAGCCCTTGCCCGCGAGGCCGCGGCCCGCAAGGTCGCCGACGCGAAGGCCACGAAGGAGGGCGACAAGCCGCGGCACGTGCGTCCGGGTCAGGTCGCCAAGGCCGACGAGAAGAAGCCCGACGAGAAGAAGCCCGACGAGAAGAAGGCGGATCCCAAGGCCGAGGCGAAGGCCAAGGCCGAGGTGAAGGCCCAGGAAGCCAAGGCCGAGGCGAAGGCTGCCGCCAAGGCGGAGGCCGCCCAGAAGCTCGCCGAGGCGAAGGCTGCCAAGGAGGCTGCGCAGAAGGCTGCCGCCGCCGAGAAGGCCGAGAAGGTCGCCGCCAAGGAGACGCCGAAGGCTGCCGCTCCGGCCGCGCCCGCCGCTCCGGCGAAGCCCGAGCCGGCCGCGACCGGCTCGGTCGCCGACGCGACGCCCTCGGAGAGCTTCCGCTGGCCCGCCAAGGGCCGGGTGATCTCGGGCTATGGCAGCTCCGGCAACGAGGGCATCAACATCGCGGTGCCGGAGGGCACGCCCGTCAAGGCGGCCGAGGAAGGCACTGTTGCCTATGCCGGCTCCGACGTGAAGGGCTACGGCAAGCTCGTGCTGGTGCGTCACGCCAACGGCTACGTCTCGGCCTACGCCCATAACGGCGAGATCGACGTGAAGCCCGGCGACAAGGTCAAGCGCGGCCAGACGATCGCCAAATCCGGCGCCTCCGGCAACGTGACCTCGCCGCAGCTGCATTTCGAGATCCGCAAGGGCGGCGCGCCCGTGGACCCGATGTCCCAGCTCGCCAGCAACTGA
- a CDS encoding GNAT family N-acetyltransferase, translating into MFTIRAARDSLAVLPGIETARLSIAALRPEDAQDLRRLTDDPAITAAVDFLPAPFTLQDAEDLIRSGARGQDRFLGAWHRVAGAEPTQASARELVGVVGTHLRGAGVIEIGYWIGGAARGRGFAFEAVSAILGALRGHFPARILVAECRPANLASWSLLEKLGFRDTGEEGHRPGRRLLRRD; encoded by the coding sequence ATGTTTACCATCCGCGCCGCACGCGACAGCCTTGCCGTCCTGCCCGGGATCGAGACCGCTCGCCTGTCGATCGCCGCTCTGCGGCCCGAGGATGCGCAGGACCTCCGCCGGCTCACGGACGACCCGGCGATCACCGCGGCGGTGGACTTCCTGCCGGCGCCCTTCACGCTGCAGGACGCCGAGGATCTGATCCGGAGCGGCGCGCGTGGACAGGACCGTTTCCTCGGCGCCTGGCATCGCGTCGCCGGCGCGGAGCCGACGCAGGCGTCGGCGCGCGAGCTTGTGGGCGTGGTGGGGACGCACCTGCGCGGCGCGGGCGTGATCGAGATCGGTTACTGGATCGGCGGGGCGGCCCGGGGGCGCGGATTTGCCTTCGAGGCGGTCTCGGCAATCCTCGGGGCGCTGAGGGGGCACTTCCCGGCGCGCATCCTCGTCGCCGAGTGCCGCCCCGCCAACCTCGCCTCGTGGAGCTTGCTCGAGAAGCTCGGCTTCCGCGATACCGGCGAGGAAGGCCACCGGCCGGGCCGACGCCTGCTCCGGCGCGACTGA
- a CDS encoding outer membrane beta-barrel protein, with amino-acid sequence MLKRSTLTGLAAVMLSSASALAADLAAPAPVPVPPPAEPCKATLLGPTYGGVIKANPSPTCFSAGPLGDLYVGGAVTGYGYTQTNPFASFSTPAAPNDRDRAARFDFSNIQGIIQKPEGAFQFYVQAGGYSIPQLGFPTLGTFTQTDLLFGPVPVAFGKIQINDEWSVQGGRMFTLIGTELLFTYQNLNINRGLLFVQENFINQGVQLNYASGPLSVSLAGTDGFFSNEITWFTGNVAYKLDDFNTVGVNGGLNLGRTNAFARSPRYQFATPGFQQNSGIFDINYTYANGPWIVSPYFQFTNVERDPRIGIFNSASTYGGALLAAYSFTDNFSLAGRIEYTEQSGVRGSGTTNLLGFGAGSNAFSFTITPTFTFDRFFFRVEYAHVELGGITRAAITDEGLLIPGTGFGRTGNRTSQDRYMVETGITF; translated from the coding sequence ATGCTGAAGCGTTCAACCCTGACCGGCCTCGCCGCCGTGATGCTGTCCTCCGCCAGCGCCCTGGCGGCTGACTTGGCCGCTCCGGCCCCGGTGCCGGTGCCGCCCCCGGCCGAGCCCTGCAAGGCGACGCTTCTCGGCCCGACCTATGGCGGCGTGATCAAGGCCAATCCCAGCCCGACCTGCTTTTCCGCCGGCCCGCTCGGCGACCTCTACGTCGGGGGCGCCGTGACCGGCTACGGCTACACCCAGACCAACCCCTTCGCGTCGTTCTCGACTCCGGCGGCGCCCAATGATCGGGACCGCGCGGCGCGCTTCGACTTCTCGAACATCCAGGGCATCATCCAGAAGCCCGAGGGCGCGTTCCAGTTCTACGTGCAGGCGGGCGGCTACTCGATCCCGCAGCTCGGCTTCCCGACCCTCGGGACCTTCACCCAGACGGACCTGCTGTTCGGCCCGGTCCCGGTCGCCTTCGGCAAGATCCAGATCAACGACGAGTGGTCCGTCCAGGGCGGCCGGATGTTCACCCTGATCGGCACCGAGCTGCTGTTCACATACCAGAACCTGAACATCAACCGCGGCCTGCTGTTCGTGCAGGAGAACTTCATCAACCAGGGCGTCCAGCTCAACTACGCCAGCGGACCGCTCTCGGTGTCGCTCGCCGGCACGGACGGGTTCTTCTCCAACGAGATCACGTGGTTCACCGGCAACGTCGCCTACAAGCTCGACGACTTCAACACGGTCGGCGTCAACGGCGGTCTCAACCTCGGCCGCACCAACGCCTTCGCCCGGAGCCCGCGCTACCAGTTCGCCACGCCGGGCTTCCAGCAGAACAGCGGCATCTTCGACATCAACTACACCTACGCGAACGGTCCTTGGATCGTCTCGCCCTACTTCCAGTTCACCAATGTCGAGCGGGATCCGCGCATCGGCATCTTCAATTCCGCCTCGACCTACGGCGGGGCGCTCCTGGCGGCCTACTCGTTCACCGACAATTTCTCCCTGGCGGGCCGCATCGAGTACACCGAGCAGTCGGGCGTGCGGGGGTCCGGGACGACGAACCTGCTGGGCTTCGGCGCCGGCAGCAACGCCTTCTCGTTCACCATCACGCCGACCTTCACGTTCGACCGCTTCTTCTTCCGGGTGGAGTACGCGCACGTCGAACTCGGCGGGATCACCCGCGCCGCCATCACCGACGAGGGGCTGCTGATCCCCGGTACCGGCTTCGGCCGGACCGGCAACCGCACCTCGCAGGACCGCTACATGGTCGAGACCGGCATCACCTTCTGA
- a CDS encoding 23S rRNA (adenine(2030)-N(6))-methyltransferase RlmJ produces the protein MNYRHAFHAGNHADVLKHLVLARVLDHLRRKDKPFRALDAFAGLGVYDLDADEAARTGEWRDGWGRMDEPFAEPVEALLAPYRAAVAAVRARHGATAYPGSPALIREALRPGDKGVFVELHPLDAATLRGRYERDSRTKVLTLDGWTAVNAQIPPPERRGLVLIDPPYEVPGEIERLGAHLVRAVAKWPTGIFLAWYPVKDAAALDRMVRDLDGALARPALRLDLLIDRPDDPKRLTGSGLIVVNPPWRLAEEATLFLPALAERLARHDFGGFRCDPLGPSA, from the coding sequence ATGAACTACCGACACGCCTTCCACGCCGGCAACCACGCCGACGTGCTCAAGCATCTCGTGCTGGCGCGGGTGCTCGACCACCTGCGCCGCAAGGACAAGCCCTTCCGCGCGCTCGATGCCTTCGCGGGCCTGGGCGTCTACGACCTCGATGCCGACGAGGCGGCCCGCACCGGCGAGTGGCGGGATGGCTGGGGCCGGATGGACGAGCCCTTCGCGGAACCCGTCGAGGCGCTGCTCGCGCCCTATCGAGCGGCCGTGGCGGCCGTGCGCGCACGCCACGGCGCCACGGCCTATCCGGGCTCGCCGGCTCTCATCCGCGAGGCCCTCCGGCCGGGCGACAAGGGCGTGTTCGTGGAACTCCATCCGCTGGACGCCGCCACGCTGCGGGGGCGCTACGAGCGCGATTCGCGGACCAAGGTGCTGACCCTCGACGGCTGGACCGCCGTCAACGCCCAGATCCCGCCGCCGGAGAGGCGCGGCCTGGTGCTGATCGACCCGCCCTACGAGGTTCCCGGCGAGATCGAGCGGCTCGGCGCCCATCTCGTGCGCGCGGTCGCCAAATGGCCCACCGGCATCTTCCTGGCCTGGTACCCGGTCAAGGATGCCGCCGCCCTCGACCGCATGGTCCGCGACCTCGATGGCGCCCTGGCTCGCCCGGCGCTGCGCCTCGACCTGCTGATCGACCGGCCCGACGACCCCAAGCGGCTGACCGGCAGCGGCCTGATCGTCGTCAACCCGCCCTGGCGGCTCGCCGAGGAGGCGACGCTGTTTCTCCCGGCCCTGGCGGAGCGCTTGGCGCGCCATGACTTCGGAGGTTTTCGTTGCGATCCGTTAGGCCCTTCGGCCTGA
- a CDS encoding ribonuclease T2 family protein: MRGLAACLAGLILAGPAAAQDFGGFARRGTPGEFDFYVLALSWSPTYCASQGQRRDDVQCAPGRGLGFVVHGLWPQYARGYPENCSAVTRAPTRQAMDVAGQVYPSEGLARYEWRKHGTCSGLDPAAYFSAAREARLAVTIPEALKGGGPPQTLAPIEIARQFVAANRGLRPDMMSVTCARGQLQEVRICFGKDLRGFASCPEVARGNCRAPEITLDAAR, encoded by the coding sequence ATGCGCGGGCTCGCCGCCTGCCTCGCCGGCCTGATCCTGGCCGGTCCGGCTGCCGCCCAGGACTTCGGCGGCTTCGCCCGGCGCGGCACGCCCGGCGAGTTCGACTTCTACGTCCTCGCCCTGTCGTGGTCGCCGACCTATTGCGCGAGCCAAGGCCAGCGCCGGGACGACGTCCAGTGCGCCCCGGGTCGCGGCCTCGGCTTCGTGGTGCACGGACTCTGGCCGCAATATGCGCGGGGCTACCCCGAGAACTGCTCGGCGGTGACGCGCGCGCCGACCCGGCAGGCCATGGACGTGGCCGGACAGGTCTATCCCAGCGAGGGGCTCGCCCGGTACGAGTGGCGCAAGCACGGCACCTGTTCGGGCCTCGACCCCGCCGCCTACTTCTCCGCTGCACGGGAGGCCCGCCTCGCGGTGACCATTCCGGAGGCGCTCAAGGGCGGCGGCCCGCCGCAGACCCTGGCCCCGATCGAGATCGCCCGGCAATTCGTGGCCGCCAATCGCGGCCTGCGGCCCGACATGATGTCGGTCACCTGCGCCCGGGGGCAGTTGCAGGAGGTCCGAATCTGCTTCGGCAAGGACCTGCGCGGCTTCGCCTCCTGTCCCGAGGTCGCCCGCGGCAATTGCCGCGCGCCGGAAATCACCCTCGACGCGGCGCGCTGA
- a CDS encoding extensin-like domain-containing protein, producing the protein MWRGVSLFSALALFGAGLTACSINHFERRDPWRDQAEQVCLAKKLVEPSEYITPIAAMDGPGPCGMQQPFRVTRLAGGTVLMKQRMTLGCPALAEAEAWLADTIQPAANLYFGVPVAEINAGSYSCRGRNNQPGAKLSEHGFGNAIDVMSIKLADGHVITVKGGWRGTEAEQGFLREIFLGACQRFTTVLAPGSNVFHYDHIHVDLARHDPRGLKRICQPLIKFTPQLGTSVERPLSRPVPPPRQPAAPQAPVDVEEDDPYGLSPMSKAGGATQVARAPARLPAASAYTSAPPVRPAPRVANAAPEEPAQEYDEPLQLGAPPPSTGPIY; encoded by the coding sequence ATGTGGCGTGGCGTATCCCTGTTCTCGGCCCTGGCGCTGTTCGGCGCAGGCCTCACCGCGTGCTCGATCAACCATTTCGAGCGGCGTGACCCGTGGCGTGATCAGGCGGAGCAGGTCTGCCTGGCCAAGAAGCTCGTGGAGCCGTCGGAGTACATCACGCCGATCGCCGCGATGGACGGGCCGGGTCCCTGCGGCATGCAGCAGCCCTTCCGGGTGACGCGGCTCGCCGGCGGCACGGTCCTGATGAAGCAGCGGATGACGCTCGGCTGCCCGGCGCTGGCCGAGGCGGAGGCCTGGCTCGCCGACACGATCCAGCCGGCCGCCAACCTCTACTTCGGCGTGCCGGTGGCCGAGATCAACGCCGGCTCCTATTCCTGCCGCGGCCGCAACAACCAGCCGGGTGCCAAGCTCTCCGAGCACGGCTTCGGCAACGCCATCGACGTCATGTCGATCAAGCTCGCGGACGGCCACGTGATCACCGTGAAGGGCGGCTGGCGCGGCACGGAGGCCGAGCAGGGCTTCCTGCGCGAGATCTTCCTCGGCGCCTGTCAGCGCTTCACCACGGTGCTGGCACCCGGCTCCAACGTGTTCCACTACGACCATATCCACGTCGACCTGGCCCGGCACGATCCGCGCGGGCTGAAGCGGATCTGCCAGCCGCTGATCAAGTTCACCCCGCAGCTCGGCACGAGCGTCGAGCGGCCGCTGTCCCGCCCGGTCCCGCCGCCGCGCCAGCCGGCCGCCCCGCAGGCTCCGGTGGATGTGGAGGAGGACGATCCTTACGGCCTCTCGCCGATGTCGAAGGCCGGCGGCGCGACTCAGGTGGCCCGCGCCCCGGCCCGCCTGCCGGCGGCATCGGCCTACACCTCCGCGCCGCCGGTCCGGCCCGCGCCACGCGTCGCCAACGCCGCGCCCGAGGAGCCGGCACAGGAGTACGACGAGCCGCTTCAGCTCGGCGCGCCGCCGCCGAGCACCGGGCCCATCTACTGA
- a CDS encoding amidase: MLSLLDLRARIAAGTLTPGGAIDLCRAAIAAREPDLHALVTLDAAPAIPDSGPLAGIAVGVKDIIDSAGLPTQMGSTIYEGWTPRGDAAVVSRLKQLGAVALAKTTTTAFASSDPTATVNPHDPGHTPGGSSAGSAAAVGAGMLPLALGTQTAGSVIRPASYCGCAAVKPSFRLIPTVGVKTYSWALDTVGLFAAGVADVAHALALVTGCPEIERADAGSAPRIGLVRQDFAGAPAPEAEAALVRARQAAERAGARVNDLALPEELAQAWERHNLIQHYEGRLALAWEYDTQADALPPLARAHLDAGAAISPAQYDDARRHGHHARRVLKGLFADYDAILTFSASGPAPATLASTGDPRFNQLWTLMGVPCVNVPVPGHRLPVGVQVIGRFGDDGRALAVARLIEDGLRG, from the coding sequence ATGCTTTCGCTCCTCGACCTCCGCGCCCGCATCGCCGCCGGCACCCTGACACCCGGCGGCGCGATCGACCTGTGCCGCGCCGCGATCGCCGCGCGGGAGCCGGACCTGCACGCCCTGGTCACCCTCGACGCGGCGCCGGCGATCCCGGACTCGGGGCCGCTTGCCGGCATCGCGGTGGGCGTGAAGGACATCATCGACAGTGCCGGCCTGCCGACCCAGATGGGCTCGACGATCTACGAGGGCTGGACGCCCCGGGGCGACGCTGCCGTGGTGAGCCGGCTGAAGCAGCTCGGCGCCGTCGCCCTCGCCAAGACCACGACAACGGCCTTCGCGAGCAGCGACCCGACCGCCACGGTGAACCCGCACGATCCCGGTCACACGCCGGGCGGCTCCTCGGCGGGTTCGGCCGCCGCCGTAGGCGCCGGGATGCTGCCGTTGGCGCTCGGCACGCAGACGGCGGGCTCGGTGATCCGGCCCGCCAGCTACTGCGGCTGCGCGGCGGTGAAGCCGTCGTTCCGGCTGATCCCGACGGTCGGCGTGAAGACCTATTCCTGGGCCCTCGACACGGTCGGGCTGTTCGCCGCCGGGGTGGCCGACGTCGCCCACGCCCTGGCGCTGGTCACCGGCTGCCCGGAGATCGAGCGGGCGGACGCCGGCTCGGCCCCCCGGATCGGTCTCGTGCGGCAGGATTTCGCCGGGGCCCCGGCGCCGGAGGCCGAGGCGGCGCTGGTCCGAGCCCGGCAGGCCGCGGAGCGGGCCGGGGCGCGGGTCAACGACCTCGCCCTGCCGGAGGAACTCGCCCAGGCCTGGGAACGCCACAACCTCATTCAGCACTACGAGGGACGGCTGGCGCTGGCCTGGGAGTACGACACGCAGGCCGACGCGCTGCCGCCGCTGGCGCGGGCGCATCTCGACGCCGGCGCGGCGATCAGCCCGGCCCAGTACGACGACGCGCGCCGCCACGGCCACCACGCCCGGCGGGTGCTGAAGGGCCTCTTCGCGGATTACGACGCGATCCTGACCTTCTCGGCGTCGGGTCCGGCACCCGCCACCCTGGCGTCCACCGGCGACCCGCGCTTCAACCAGCTCTGGACGCTGATGGGCGTACCCTGCGTGAACGTGCCGGTGCCTGGCCACCGCCTGCCGGTGGGCGTGCAGGTGATCGGGCGCTTCGGCGACGACGGCCGGGCGCTGGCCGTCGCCCGGCTGATCGAGGACGGGCTGCGCGGCTGA
- a CDS encoding AI-2E family transporter: MSDSSPKELDGPVGPWRGTAPLAASGIAVVCFVAVLALAWMSAGTILLIFAGMLLGVFLDGLTRGLGRVLPLPRALRLSIASLAVAAAVIGFGSYGGATIVQQGRDLGTTIKDQAGTVSGWLSERGIDVPSLAPQAGGKDGSTESGQKEGGLAGLASGLLKGGGSFVSDAGSVLGPAAAVILGLFDALGNLLVIAFLGLAFAADPKAYRDGVVRFVPPAKRWRATQVLDGAGETLRHWLFGQLIIMAVIFLCTWAGLAFLGIGGALILGLQAGLLAFVPTVGPLVAGLVIILAALASGAKAVIGAIGVYLAVQCLESYGLTPFIQKRALDIPPATIFAGQLILGVIFGLWGIALALPLMAVIKVLLEQLYVEDTLHEQPAT; encoded by the coding sequence ATGTCGGACAGCAGCCCCAAGGAACTGGACGGCCCGGTCGGGCCTTGGCGCGGGACGGCGCCGCTCGCGGCCTCGGGGATAGCCGTCGTCTGCTTCGTGGCGGTGCTGGCGCTCGCCTGGATGTCGGCGGGCACGATCCTGCTGATCTTCGCCGGCATGCTCCTCGGCGTCTTCCTCGATGGGCTGACCCGCGGGCTGGGCCGTGTCCTGCCCCTGCCGCGGGCCCTGCGGCTGTCGATCGCCAGCCTCGCGGTGGCGGCGGCGGTCATCGGCTTCGGGAGCTACGGCGGCGCCACGATCGTGCAGCAGGGCCGAGACCTCGGCACGACGATCAAGGATCAGGCCGGCACGGTCTCCGGCTGGCTCTCCGAGCGGGGCATCGACGTGCCGAGCCTCGCGCCGCAGGCCGGCGGCAAGGACGGCTCGACGGAGTCCGGCCAGAAAGAAGGGGGCCTCGCCGGCCTCGCCTCCGGCCTCCTGAAGGGCGGCGGCTCCTTCGTGTCGGATGCCGGCAGCGTCCTCGGGCCGGCCGCCGCGGTCATCCTGGGTCTGTTCGACGCCCTGGGCAACCTCCTGGTGATCGCCTTCCTCGGGCTCGCCTTCGCGGCCGATCCGAAGGCCTACCGAGACGGCGTCGTCCGGTTCGTGCCGCCCGCGAAGCGCTGGCGCGCCACCCAGGTGCTCGACGGTGCCGGCGAGACCCTGAGGCACTGGCTGTTCGGCCAGCTCATCATCATGGCGGTGATCTTCCTGTGCACCTGGGCGGGCCTCGCCTTCCTGGGGATCGGCGGCGCGCTGATCCTGGGGCTCCAGGCGGGCCTGCTCGCCTTCGTGCCGACGGTCGGGCCGCTGGTGGCAGGCCTCGTCATCATCCTGGCGGCGCTGGCGTCCGGCGCGAAGGCGGTGATCGGGGCGATCGGCGTCTATCTCGCGGTTCAGTGCCTGGAAAGCTACGGCCTCACCCCGTTCATCCAGAAGCGGGCGCTGGACATCCCGCCGGCCACGATCTTCGCCGGGCAGCTGATCCTCGGCGTGATCTTCGGGCTCTGGGGCATCGCCCTGGCCCTGCCGCTCATGGCGGTGATCAAGGTCCTGCTGGAGCAGCTCTACGTGGAGGATACGCTCCACGAGCAGCCGGCCACCTGA
- a CDS encoding molybdenum cofactor biosynthesis protein MoaE, translating to MSAPLPSIGIQAEPFDTAAEIARIGAELGGRAGAVVTFTGLCRDEDGRLAALELEHYPGMAEAEIQRVAEEAIGRWPLQALRVIHRHGLVRPGDGIVLVVTASSHRVAAFEAADFLMDYLKTRAPFWKREHLADGTTGGWVEAAARDDAAAERWT from the coding sequence ATGAGCGCCCCCCTTCCGAGCATCGGCATCCAGGCCGAGCCCTTCGACACCGCCGCCGAGATCGCGCGGATCGGTGCCGAACTCGGTGGCAGGGCCGGAGCCGTCGTCACCTTCACGGGCCTGTGTCGCGACGAGGACGGGCGGCTGGCGGCCCTCGAACTCGAGCACTACCCCGGCATGGCCGAGGCCGAGATTCAGAGGGTCGCCGAGGAGGCGATCGGGCGCTGGCCTCTTCAGGCCCTGCGGGTGATCCACCGGCACGGCCTGGTGCGCCCGGGCGACGGCATCGTCCTGGTCGTCACCGCCTCCAGCCACCGGGTCGCGGCCTTCGAGGCCGCGGACTTCCTGATGGACTACCTCAAGACCCGGGCGCCGTTCTGGAAGCGAGAGCACCTCGCTGATGGCACCACCGGCGGTTGGGTCGAGGCTGCGGCTCGGGACGACGCCGCGGCCGAGCGCTGGACCTGA
- a CDS encoding gamma carbonic anhydrase family protein — protein MTPDLILAYDGVQPDFASRPVWCGRGSTVIGAARIGAQAWLGDEAVIRADGQTVTLGDRFWLGHRSTVHIATRTHGTQAGDRVTVGRNSVVHACTVGSDVVIEDDVVILDGAQIGDGAVIEAGATVFPRANLPGGYAYVGSPARPSRPVAPEEVAERAERLRERMGDGPSLPPGELADVEASVFVARTARLRGRVSLGAGSSVLFCCDLNAEVGPIVVGADTNIQDNTVIRTRADGVVIGRDTTIAHNVRIADCRIGARALIGIGATIAAGTLIADDVMLAAGATTDPGQILEAGYLWGGRPARILAPLDAEKRAMMIRIVEGYCQHGREYRAAQEALG, from the coding sequence GTGACCCCCGACCTGATCCTGGCCTATGACGGCGTCCAGCCGGATTTCGCGAGCCGTCCCGTCTGGTGCGGCCGCGGCAGCACGGTGATCGGCGCCGCGCGCATCGGCGCGCAGGCCTGGCTCGGCGACGAGGCGGTGATCCGCGCGGACGGACAGACGGTGACGCTCGGTGACCGCTTCTGGCTCGGCCACCGCTCGACCGTCCACATCGCCACCCGGACGCACGGCACGCAGGCGGGCGACCGCGTCACCGTCGGTCGCAACAGCGTCGTGCATGCCTGCACGGTCGGCTCCGACGTGGTGATCGAGGACGACGTTGTGATCCTCGACGGGGCGCAGATCGGTGACGGCGCGGTGATCGAGGCCGGGGCGACCGTCTTCCCCCGGGCCAATCTGCCCGGCGGCTACGCCTATGTGGGCAGCCCGGCCCGACCGAGCCGTCCGGTCGCGCCCGAGGAGGTCGCAGAGCGCGCCGAACGGCTGCGCGAGCGGATGGGCGACGGGCCGTCCCTACCGCCTGGGGAGCTGGCGGATGTCGAGGCCAGCGTGTTCGTGGCGCGGACCGCGCGCCTGCGCGGGCGGGTGAGTCTCGGCGCCGGGTCGAGCGTGCTGTTCTGCTGCGACCTGAACGCCGAAGTCGGCCCGATCGTGGTCGGCGCCGACACCAACATCCAGGACAATACCGTCATCCGCACGCGGGCCGACGGGGTCGTGATCGGCCGGGACACCACCATCGCCCACAACGTCCGCATCGCCGACTGCCGGATCGGCGCGCGGGCGCTGATCGGCATCGGCGCGACGATCGCGGCCGGCACCCTGATCGCCGACGACGTCATGCTGGCGGCCGGCGCCACCACCGATCCCGGCCAGATCCTGGAGGCGGGCTATCTCTGGGGCGGCCGACCAGCCCGGATCCTCGCGCCCCTCGATGCCGAGAAGCGCGCCATGATGATCCGCATCGTCGAAGGCTATTGCCAGCACGGCCGGGAATACCGGGCGGCTCAGGAGGCGCTGGGCTGA
- a CDS encoding amino acid ABC transporter ATP-binding protein has translation MIAIDNISKWYGDFQVLTNCTTQVAKGEVVVVCGPSGSGKSTLIKCVNALEPFQKGQITVAGTKVADKATNLPKLRSRVGMVFQHFELFPHLSITDNLTIAQRKVLGRGAEDAKKRGLDLLARVGLGAHANKFPGQLSGGQQQRVAIARALAMNPVVMLFDEPTSALDPEMVGEVLDVMVELAKEGMTMMVVTHEMGFARKVADRVIFMDRGEIVEDAKKEDFFGSPRSERAQTFLSKILQH, from the coding sequence ATGATCGCCATCGACAACATCAGCAAATGGTACGGCGACTTCCAGGTCCTGACGAACTGCACCACCCAAGTCGCCAAGGGTGAGGTCGTGGTCGTCTGCGGCCCCTCGGGCTCGGGCAAGTCGACCCTGATCAAGTGCGTCAACGCCCTGGAGCCGTTCCAGAAGGGCCAGATCACGGTGGCGGGCACCAAGGTCGCCGACAAGGCGACCAACCTGCCGAAACTCCGCTCGCGGGTCGGCATGGTGTTCCAGCACTTCGAGCTGTTCCCGCACCTGTCGATCACCGACAACCTCACCATCGCCCAGCGCAAGGTGCTCGGCCGCGGCGCCGAGGACGCGAAGAAGCGCGGCCTCGACCTGCTCGCCCGCGTCGGCCTGGGCGCCCACGCGAACAAGTTCCCCGGCCAGCTCTCCGGCGGCCAGCAGCAGCGCGTGGCGATCGCCCGGGCGCTTGCCATGAACCCGGTGGTGATGCTGTTCGACGAGCCGACCTCGGCGCTCGATCCCGAGATGGTCGGCGAGGTGCTCGACGTGATGGTGGAGCTCGCCAAGGAGGGCATGACCATGATGGTCGTGACCCACGAGATGGGCTTCGCCCGCAAGGTCGCCGACCGGGTGATCTTCATGGATCGCGGCGAGATCGTCGAGGATGCCAAGAAGGAGGACTTCTTCGGCAGTCCCCGGTCCGAGCGGGCGCAGACCTTCCTGTCGAAGATCCTGCAGCACTGA